The Huiozyma naganishii CBS 8797 chromosome 9, complete genome nucleotide sequence TATCACTCTTGAAATCAAACAGTAATTTCTGGTACGTCCGTTCCCCATCTTTGTTTTTCGTGATCATTTTACCGATGGtattgttattattattactgTTCAGGTTATTGGATGCTTCCCAAGAAAGAAGCTGCCTTTTTAGCTCGTTCTCGTTGACGGGACTGGAGgaatcaaaaaaattactaTTCCAAAGCATTTCGTAATGATTATATCGGGCCATTAAGCTTTGTTTTGAGCCGAAGGAAGGCAGTCCTAAAGAGCCTAATTTCTGTTTTAGCTGACTCAACGATAAAGTATTGTAGTCTAGTTTTGGTAGTCGCAGTCGTTTCTCATCGTTCACCGCTGATTCCAAATAATTTTTTAGATGCTGTGCACCGTTCTCCCCATATTTGAGATTAGATGCTATTGAATCAACAGAAGATGGTCTGTTACTTGTCTGAAATGGTGTTTTGACGGAACGTTTCGGTTTCGGTTTCCCTAAAGCTTGTCTGGTAAGACATTCGTCCATATGCGTCCTTTCTATAGttttcactggaaaaaacTCATTGCAGATGGGGCATTCACCCATTTCAACACCTGATTTAAACATGGACTCAATATTTGATTTGGAACCGCCCTTTCTACTCGCTGGTCGCTTGGTAATTTTCTTAATACCCGGTAGTCGCTTCCGTTCGTTGGTAGCCAATATCTGGAAGTCTTCTTCTATATCTGAAATACGTTCTCGGTCACCGTCGGACTCTATTTCGATGAGAGAGGTCTCTGAGCCCGCAACT carries:
- the RAD18 gene encoding E3 ubiquitin-protein ligase RAD18 (similar to Saccharomyces cerevisiae RAD18 (YCR066W); ancestral locus Anc_6.332) yields the protein MNGSITDPTDFRETELPLFSQLDSLLRCHICKDFLKVPVLTPCGHTFCSICIREAINKSAKCPLCLNELRESGLRGDFLTGEVVNCYQNLRQPLLERIQKVEEPTVAGSETSLIEIESDGDRERISDIEEDFQILATNERKRLPGIKKITKRPASRKGGSKSNIESMFKSGVEMGECPICNEFFPVKTIERTHMDECLTRQALGKPKPKRSVKTPFQTSNRPSSVDSIASNLKYGENGAQHLKNYLESAVNDEKRLRLPKLDYNTLSLSQLKQKLGSLGLPSFGSKQSLMARYNHYEMLWNSNFFDSSSPVNENELKRQLLSWEASNNLNSNNNNNTIGKMITKNKDGERTYQKLLFDFKSDKFKRKSWIRLFRRMFQTLIKEAKSKMQDKATEERDSDKRSDAPVSEDYQTLIPQPESNVASSTAVLALEDAQSAVKTPLDTETPSIESKSGQNPDMNIS